The following proteins come from a genomic window of Rhodoligotrophos sp. CJ14:
- a CDS encoding NAD-dependent epimerase/dehydratase family protein produces MLEQRHTTATDRGQGIEQPLRPLTLAVTGGSGFVGGHLIPHLLERGHSLRLLIRNPGRMVLPRAQQGTGELNVIQGDLGDPRSLRELCDGADLVVHCAGLLAARHRSAFATVNIEGTARLVDAAIVSGVRRMILLSSLAAREPALSDYAWSKRGGEEALASAGSSLSWVVLRPPAVYGPGDRATLPLVEQLARRHSMIPACRTGRVSLIHVRDVVSAISHVIGNTAVDREVCEIDDGKPGGYDWQELKRATGQGNGRCIFLPRMVMAAAAAASMLWSRLSGKPPMLSPGKVAELYHPDWVCRTNRLSDLTGWHPQVPFTQGFAETLDWYHQAGWLSAAPA; encoded by the coding sequence ATGCTCGAGCAGAGACACACCACAGCGACAGATCGAGGACAGGGCATCGAGCAGCCGCTGCGGCCTTTGACCCTCGCTGTCACCGGTGGCAGTGGCTTCGTGGGCGGGCATCTCATTCCCCATCTGCTTGAGCGGGGTCATTCTTTACGGCTTCTGATCCGCAATCCGGGGCGTATGGTCCTTCCCCGCGCGCAGCAAGGCACTGGTGAGCTCAACGTCATACAAGGCGACCTCGGCGATCCCCGATCTCTGCGCGAGCTGTGCGATGGTGCCGACCTGGTCGTGCACTGTGCCGGCCTTCTGGCGGCCCGCCATCGCAGCGCTTTTGCGACCGTCAATATCGAGGGGACCGCTCGGCTGGTTGACGCGGCGATCGTCTCTGGCGTGCGACGCATGATCCTTTTGTCATCCCTTGCCGCACGTGAGCCGGCCTTGTCGGATTATGCCTGGAGCAAGCGGGGCGGGGAGGAGGCCTTGGCATCCGCAGGCAGTTCTTTGTCCTGGGTGGTGTTGCGACCCCCGGCCGTCTATGGTCCGGGCGATCGGGCGACCTTGCCCCTGGTGGAGCAGCTCGCGCGCCGTCATTCGATGATCCCTGCCTGTCGGACGGGTAGAGTGTCTTTGATCCATGTCCGTGATGTGGTCTCGGCCATCTCTCACGTGATTGGCAACACCGCGGTTGACCGCGAGGTCTGCGAGATCGACGACGGCAAGCCCGGTGGCTATGACTGGCAGGAGCTGAAGCGGGCGACGGGGCAGGGGAATGGGCGCTGCATCTTCCTTCCACGCATGGTCATGGCGGCAGCAGCGGCGGCCAGCATGCTCTGGTCGCGCCTGTCCGGCAAGCCGCCCATGCTGAGCCCGGGCAAGGTCGCCGAGCTTTATCACCCGGATTGGGTGTGCAGGACCAATCGCTTGTCGGATCTGACCGGCTGGCATCCGCAAGTGCCCTTCACCCAAGGCTTTGCCGAGACGTTGGATTGGTATCATCAGGCCGGCTGGTTGTCCGCAGCCCCCGCCTAG
- a CDS encoding acyl carrier protein, whose amino-acid sequence MGETKEQIFEELCQLIAPFNTKGVAITPETDIATDLNIDSVAVMDFVMEIEDRFDIDIPLNLLAEIRTMAELANVVQQRLGQGQ is encoded by the coding sequence ATGGGCGAGACGAAAGAGCAGATCTTCGAAGAGCTCTGCCAGCTGATCGCACCTTTCAACACCAAGGGCGTGGCCATAACGCCGGAGACCGACATCGCGACCGATCTCAACATCGACTCGGTCGCTGTCATGGATTTCGTGATGGAAATCGAGGATCGCTTCGACATCGACATTCCCCTGAACCTTCTGGCTGAGATCCGCACCATGGCGGAGCTTGCCAATGTCGTTCAGCAGCGCCTCGGCCAGGGACAGTGA
- the spt gene encoding serine palmitoyltransferase — MVDLFDKYRDIAGRHAQMMAATGGRDAVGLPMERMLSPTRAIIAGRETILAGTNNYMGITFDADCIEAGKQALEDFGTGTTGSRIANGTYSIHRELEDELARFLNRKHCIAFTTGYQANLGMIAGLAGPNDTVFLDADSHSSIYDGCTLSGARLVRFRHNDAEDLDRRLTRLANSGEERGGRLVVLEGIYSMLGDRAPLEEFVEVKRRHGFALMVDEAHSFGVLGENGRGLQEEAGLESEVDFVVGTFSKSVGAIGGFGAGDHPMFDVIRYASRPYMFTASSSPSSVATATAAVRKLRAEPERRARLRRNSARLHQGFSELGLELGCAVPSPVIAVRGPDEPSTIAMWHALLQAGVYVNIALPPGTPGKVCLLRCSVSAAHTDEDIDRIIALFREVVAEPRLAAADA, encoded by the coding sequence ATGGTAGATCTGTTCGACAAATACCGCGACATTGCCGGCCGGCACGCGCAAATGATGGCAGCGACCGGCGGCAGGGATGCCGTCGGTCTGCCCATGGAGCGGATGCTCTCGCCGACCCGCGCCATCATCGCCGGACGCGAGACCATCCTGGCCGGCACCAACAATTACATGGGCATCACCTTCGATGCCGATTGCATCGAGGCGGGCAAGCAGGCGCTGGAGGATTTTGGCACCGGCACCACCGGCTCGCGCATCGCCAATGGCACCTATTCCATTCATCGTGAGCTGGAAGACGAGCTTGCCCGGTTCCTCAATCGCAAGCATTGCATCGCCTTCACCACCGGCTACCAGGCCAATCTCGGCATGATCGCGGGGCTTGCCGGTCCCAACGACACGGTGTTCCTCGATGCCGACAGCCATTCCTCGATTTACGATGGCTGTACGCTGTCGGGCGCGCGGCTGGTCCGCTTCCGGCACAATGATGCCGAGGATCTCGACCGCCGGCTGACGCGGCTTGCCAATTCCGGCGAGGAAAGAGGTGGCCGCCTGGTCGTGCTCGAAGGCATCTACTCCATGCTCGGCGATCGTGCGCCACTCGAGGAATTCGTCGAGGTGAAGCGCCGCCATGGCTTTGCTCTCATGGTCGATGAGGCCCATTCCTTTGGCGTGCTCGGCGAGAACGGCCGTGGCCTCCAGGAAGAGGCCGGCCTTGAGAGCGAGGTCGATTTCGTGGTCGGCACCTTCTCGAAGAGCGTGGGCGCGATTGGCGGCTTTGGGGCAGGCGATCACCCCATGTTCGACGTGATCCGCTATGCCTCGCGTCCCTATATGTTTACCGCCTCATCCTCCCCCTCGAGCGTTGCCACCGCCACGGCGGCGGTCCGCAAGCTCAGGGCAGAACCTGAGCGGCGGGCCCGACTGCGCCGCAACTCCGCGCGGCTGCACCAAGGTTTCAGCGAGCTGGGGCTTGAGCTGGGTTGCGCCGTGCCAAGCCCGGTCATCGCGGTGCGCGGGCCTGATGAGCCCTCGACCATCGCCATGTGGCATGCGCTGCTGCAGGCGGGCGTATATGTGAACATCGCCCTGCCGCCGGGAACCCCGGGCAAGGTCTGCCTGCTCAGATGCTCCGTCTCGGCCGCTCACACCGATGAGGATATCGACCGCATCATCGCCCTGTTCCGTGAGGTGGTTGCTGAGCCGCGTCTTGCGGCAGCAGATGCCTGA